In bacterium, the sequence GTCGAACGCGGCGAGGTTCGAATTCGCTGCAGGGCCGAGGCCGATCACGAGTTCGTTTCGCCCGTCGCCGTCGACGTCGCCGCAGGCCGGATGGGTCTGACCGTCCGCCCTGTGGTAGTCGGCGTCCCCTGCGACCACGGAGTCGATCGAGGAGACGTCACCATTCTCGAGATGGATGAGGGCGACCTGGCCGTCGCTGCCGGGGCCGAAGCCGACGACGAGGTCGCTGTCGCCATCGCCGTCGAGGTCGCACCGCGTCGGTCGCAGATCGCGCGTGGCGGCGAGGGAGTCGATCGTCAGGTCGACCACGCGGCCATCGCCGTGAACCATCGAGATGAGGCCGGAGGCGTCCGACGTCAGCCCGATGCTCGCCATGGCGTATTGCGCGGCGAGCGTCGTCCCGAATCCCGGGTCGACGACCGGATCCGAGATCCACTCCCGCTCGGGGGGCAGTTCGGGGGTCGGCTCCGGAGCCGGCTCCCCGCCGGGCCCCGGCGAAATCGGAGCCGCCCGCAGGTGGTATTCGTTCGAGAAGACCGACTCCAGGCCGTTCTCGTCGTAGCTCGAGAGCGCGACGTAGAGATCGGTCGAGGTGTCGATGTTGGTCGAATAGGCGAGGACGGAATCGTCTTCGCTCGGCCGGCCGAGGTCGACCTGCTGGACGTAGTTGCCGCTCTCGGTGCCGAGGTGGAGCATGTATCCGACGACCGTCGGCGTGGGGCTCGGGCGGAACAGGATGTAGTGGTGTTCCGGCCCGGCCATCGCCTCGCCCTGGAGCCCCAGGGTGAGAAGCGCCGTCAGGAGACCCAGACGGTGCAGCGCGCGTCTTCGCGAAACGGAAGCGCGCGACGGTCGAGGAAGGAAGCAGGTCGTGGATCGCAGGGTCTTGCTCGGCATGACCAGTGATTCGGGTGCCGCCGCAGGGGCCTCCGTGATCGCCCTCACCGGGGCTCGCTTCCCGCTTCGGAATTCCGGATGGCCGTGACGGATGACCCGCGAACACGTGACGCCCGGCACGGTCGGCGGTGCCGGCGAGACGGCCGATCGCGGTCGAGCGACCCGCGCCGCGGCGGAACCGCCGGGCGGGGCGCGGACGGAATCGCCTTCGTGACCCGTTCCGGCGACGCTCCTCCGCGCTGCGGCCCTTCCACGTCCGACTTGCGCGCGTCTGAGCCGAGGGAGAGGAGAGGGGGCCCGACGGGGTGCCCTCCGTGCGCTCCAAGAGGAACGGCCGGCCCCGCGAGCGGGGCCGGCCGTCGTTCGTCCGGATGGCGGGAGCGGCTCGGTCTACGCCGCCTCTTCCTCCCCGTCCACCTCGAGACCCGCATCGATCGAGCGGGCCAGGCGACCGTAGAGGCCGATCTTCAGGCTCTCGAGGGTCGCGTAGCCGACGAGGGCGAAGATCGTCGAGGAGAGCGCCAGGGCGAGGGCGCCCATCTGCAGCACGTCGTTCGAGATCCGCATCGAGAGCAGCAGGACCGCGAGGCCGCAGGTCGTCCCGATGAAGCCGATCGGCGGCAGGATGTTGGCGTACATCGAGATCGGCTGGGCGAAGCTGGTCTCGTAATCGTCGATCACCAGCTGCTTGGCCGCGTCGCGCACGAAGGGCAGCTCCTGATCGCCGTCGAGCTGTCGCGTCGCCGAGGTCGCGACCGCACGGGTCAGGGCGACGACGCCGGTCGCTCCAGCCGCGCCCGGGTCGCGGGGAAGGGCCGTCGCACGACGGGCCCGCCAGCAGAGGAGGGTGCCCCGCGCGAGCGGGATCCAGACGGCGATCAGGGAGATCGCGCAGACGACGAGGGTCACGCGGAGCTCGCGGGTGCCCAGGTCGAGGATGGGTTCGATCATGACCGGATCCATCAGGCACCTCCCGTCTGGTGTCGGAGGAGGGCGATCCCCTGCTCGAGTGTGACCGCCTGTCCCGTCGGGTAGAGCACGAGCATGCTGGTCATCGAGGCGAACTCCTCCTCGAGTCGGTCGATCGTCGCGCGGACGGCGCCGGCGTCGCCGATCTGGTGGAGCAGCACGGCCTTCGAGAGCAGGAGCTCCGCGTGGAAGGGGCGCAGCTCGGGATGCGAGACCGCACCGTCGTGCTCGATCAGCGGGTCGACGCGATCGGTCAGGTAGGGCCGGGCGAAGCGCACGAAGCGCTCGATGCCCGCGGCCTTGCCGTGTCGCTGGAGCTGCTCGAGGGTGAGGCGGAAGCTTCCGAGGTCGCGACGGACGCGACGCATCGAGTACTTGCGCTGGGCGAGGGCCTCTCCGGCGAGCTGGGCCTCGAGGGCTTCGCTGCCGGACTGGCGCTCGAAGAAGGCGGCCTGCGGGCCGTTCTGGAAGAGGCAGCCCGTGGTCAGGACCGCGGTGGCGACGCTCAGGGCGAGCGGCGTCAGGAGTCGGCGGGTTCGATTCATCGTCGTCGTTCCTCGTCGAGGGTTCTGGTCGTGTGTTGCGTGAATGCTCATCGTTCCTCCCCGGCGGCCCAGCTCTGGAGGATCTCCCACGCGGCCTGGGAGCCCGCGCTGGTGGCCTCCGGGGCCGGTGCCGGACCGGTCGTCGGCGCGTACTCCTCCGCGTAGCGGCGGAGCAGACCGTGGACCGGGTGGTCGCGCTGGGCGGCGAGCTCGCTCTGCAGCGCCTCGTGTCCGAGCGTGGCCTTGAAGGTCGGGAGCGAGTGGGCGATCGCCCGGATGCGCGCCTCGAGGCGCTCGTGGTTCGAGCCGAGCCGTTCGAGATCGAGGCCGAGCTGGGCGATCTGCTCGCTCTGCCGCGTGCGCCCGTTGCCGCCGATGGCGACCGCCGGCGGGGCGGGGCCCTCGTTCTCGCCGGAGAGCTCCGCGGCCAGTCGGTGGGCCTCACGGCGCTCCGTGTTCAGGCCGTCGCGCTCGGTCCGGGTCGCCGCCACCCGGGCCGCGACGTCGTCCCGCTCCGCCTGCAGGCGAGCGAACTCCGCTTCGAGCTCGGGGAGCTTCGACTCGTCGGCGAAGCCGAAGTAGACGAGGCTGCGATCGTTCTCGAAGGCGGTGCGGAAGCTGGCCATCTCCTGTCCCCAGACGCTGCCGTTCTCGATCCAGCGATCGAGGTGGCGCGAGCGGACGACCCCGTCGGCGATCGGCTTCGCCACCGCCAGGAAATCGCTCTCGCGGCCGGAGCGCTGGAGAGCGACCGCGAGGGTCGACCACAGGGCCCGATCGAAGGGGAAGTACCCGAGCGCCGTCTGGTACTGGGTGATTGCCTCTTCGAGCTGGTCGACGGAAGCGTCGCCGCCGGCGAAGAAGAGCACGCCGTCGCCGATCCCCCGGGCCGCCAGGTAGGCGCCGAAGTAGGCGGAGTCGGGTAGGGACTCGCCGGTCGGATCCCCGGCGAACGACTCGAAGGCGTGGAGATAGCGCGAGTAGGTGTTGATCGCGTGGACGATCGCCTCGTCGGACGCCGGACCGCCCTGGTCGCGCCGCGACATGTAGTAGGCGGCCGCGTTGAAGCTCGCCTCCTGGATCTCGGACCACAGGCCCTGCATCGCCGTCAGGTAGGCGTCGCGCCCCTGATCGACGTAGCCCTGCCGGTCCCAGTCGCCGTCCTTGGCCGCGTGGAGCGAGCCGTAGAGCTCGAGCGCGCGCTCGATGCTGAACGGGATGTCGAGGGTCACTTCCGTCTCGGTGCGTTCGGCGGTGGCGTAGACCTCGCCGACCTGGCGCAGCGCCCGGGAGTAGATCGCGATCTGTCCCTGGAGCGTGTTCGCGTTGCGCATCGCGCGCTGGTACGCGGCGACGGTGTCGCGGACGGCGGCCTCGCTGGCCGCGTCGAAGCCGTTCTCGGCGAGATGCTTGCGCGCCCGCTGATGGGCGCGTTCGGCTTCGATCAGCGCGAGGGTGTAGCTCAGGCTGCCGCCGTCGCTCTCCGCGCCGTCGAGCCGCGCGACCACGTGGTCGAGGAAGGCCTTCGACGTCGCATCGACCGGAATCGCTTCCGGGTCTGCGCCGACGCGTTCGTCGGTCAGGACCCGGACGATGGCGCCGAGGGAGTCGATGTCTCCGTCGAGGGCCGCCGTCTGGCTCTGCACCAGGATCAGGCGGGCGACGCTCTCGTAGAGGTGCGGAAGCGTCCGTACGAACCCGGCGTTGCCGTTC encodes:
- a CDS encoding VCBS repeat-containing protein, with the protein product MPSKTLRSTTCFLPRPSRASVSRRRALHRLGLLTALLTLGLQGEAMAGPEHHYILFRPSPTPTVVGYMLHLGTESGNYVQQVDLGRPSEDDSVLAYSTNIDTSTDLYVALSSYDENGLESVFSNEYHLRAAPISPGPGGEPAPEPTPELPPEREWISDPVVDPGFGTTLAAQYAMASIGLTSDASGLISMVHGDGRVVDLTIDSLAATRDLRPTRCDLDGDGDSDLVVGFGPGSDGQVALIHLENGDVSSIDSVVAGDADYHRADGQTHPACGDVDGDGRNELVIGLGPAANSNLAAFDSADTGFAPFAGSTGGIVRAPTPGGLGSAGTGCVPALGDIDGDGRDELVVGFTAAGHRAIAILDDGLRAFARHESIENGNGIVRVAGARDDDGRGGGTYPTLGDWDGDGLDEFAIGYGAGSDSWVLFLDDALSTQIDRYPGFLRMQVGRDAAREANETVRPAFGDIDADGRDEIVVSFGDQGSYELQVFEDQTSGTSIFRGGAGFVASENGAARWMAAPER